One Symphalangus syndactylus isolate Jambi chromosome 20, NHGRI_mSymSyn1-v2.1_pri, whole genome shotgun sequence DNA segment encodes these proteins:
- the LOC129470469 gene encoding protein mago nashi homolog gives MFRKEAYVHKSMMEELKSIIDDSEITKEDDALWPPPNRVGWQELEIIIGDEHISFTTSKIGSLIDVSQSKDPEGLQVFYYPVQDAKVFGLQSYWITLQD, from the coding sequence ATGTTCAGAAAAGAGGCTTATGTACATAAAAGCATGATGGAGGAACTGAAGAGTATAATTGATGACAGTGAAATTACCAAAGAGGATGATGCGTTATGGCCTCCTCCCAACCGAGTGGGCTGGCAGGAGCTTGAAATCATTATTGGAGATGAACACATTTCTTTTACAACATCAAAAATTGGTTCCCTTATTGATGTCAGTCAATCCAAGGATCCAGAAGGCTTACAAGTATTTTATTATCCTGTCCAGGACGCTAAAGTGTTTGGTCTTCAGTCTTATTGGATTACACTTCAAGATTAA